In Oryza sativa Japonica Group chromosome 2, ASM3414082v1, the following are encoded in one genomic region:
- the LOC107278745 gene encoding uncharacterized protein translates to MVVDDGEQRACAAAAGDGDGGGDDHLSGLPDDVLLDILEKVVMDGDAHAAARTCILSRWWRHLPWHDITTVSLDVDDFIPDKENACRPVLQVHHRRATDNLAAALASFLAAPPSKRAIDKLHLKLVLTTDDDRVHRVGALVGDAFDTGRVKAGAVELEILAESACAFVDDDDEEQKRLMLGNGRRFTRLRRACPGAFRSLARLTVHNLWFDGGDTAATITHLLHGCPALEYLDMFYCGFVPFSVMTIDAPPESRLATLVFDQCHAAGVELVNAPKLLRVARRRAGGLVRRNTVAQRYNPRKLLRRGA, encoded by the coding sequence ATGGttgtcgacgacggcgagcaacgagcgtgcgccgccgccgccggcgacggcgatggcggcggagacgacCATCTCAGCGGGCTACCCGACGATGTCCTGCTCGACATACTGGAGAAGGTGGTGATGGACGGcgacgcccacgccgccgcgaggACCTGCATCCTCTCGCGGTGGTGGCGTCACCTGCCATGGCACGACATCACCACCGTCTCCCTCGACGTCGACGACTTCATCCCGGACAAGGAGAACGCGTGCCGCCCCGTGCTCCAGGTGCACCACCGGCGCGCCACCgacaacctcgccgccgcgctggcgagcttcctcgccgcgccgccgagcaaGCGCGCCATCGACAAGCTCCACCTCAAGCTCGTCCTCACGACGGACGACGACCGCGTCCACCGCGTCGGCGCGCTCGTCGGCGACGCGTTCGACACCGGCAGGGTCAAGgccggcgccgtcgagctcgagATCCTCGCCGAGAGCGCCTGCGCgttcgtcgacgacgacgacgaggagcagaAGCGGCTCATGCTCGGGAATGGCCGCCGCTTCACGCGGCTCCGGCGAGCCTGCCCTGGCGCGTTCCGGTCGCTGGCGAGGCTCACCGTGCACAACCTCTggttcgacggcggcgacacggcggccACGATCACCCACCTCCTCCATGGCTGCCCCGCCCTCGAGTACCTCGACATGTTCTACTGCGGCTTCGTGCCGTTCTCCGTGATGACGATCGACGCGCCGCCGGAGTCGCGGCTGGCGACGCTGGTGTTCGACCAGTgccacgccgccggcgtcgagcttGTCAATGCGCCCAAGCTACTACGGGTGGCTCGACGGCGAGCCGGCGGTCTCGTACGGCGGAACACCGTCGCTCAAAGGTATAACCCTAGAAAACTTCTACGACGAGGAGCATAA